The Flavobacteriales bacterium DNA segment CCCCTGCGGGCGAAGCCACCAATACGGATCCGCCCCAGGCGACAAGGCCATTGCACCGGCGCTTCCGTTGATCAGTCCATGGAGAACGGCTGCACCCCATACACTGTTGGTCCGTGTTCGGCACCAATCGAATAGGAAGGCCAGGAGCACACAGAATACGACCATCAACCCGATCCCAGCGATCGGATGGCCGGGGTAATTATGGCCCATGGCAATAAGCGGTGCGTGCCATAAACCCCAAAAGAAGCCGGTGAGCAGGATACGTTCCATAGCTGGCCATTGTGCGGTTGCATTGTACAGGTAGCCACGCCAACCGAGTTCCTCACCCAACATGAAAGGCAAATTCACTGTGAATGCCGCGAACAAAGCACTCAACAACGTAACCGCGAGGATGGCACCACCGGGCAACTTCGCCAGCGCAATGGAAACGCTGCTCCCTTCACCAACCACACCCTTCGCCGCCATCAGTTCAGCTACGGATGTCGCGAAACGGTCACCGGTCACCGCGACATGTCCGAATGATCCAATACCGAATTGGTTTCCGAATACATGCACAACCAACATGGTAAGCGGAACGATGCACAACCCGACCGCGCACGTCCACACCAGATATTTCCAACGCATCAAGTTCAAGTGCAGTCCGAGTTCTTGCCATGGCCGCCCCTCGATCTTTCGATGCTGCACAACCGCAGCCAACGCGGGGCCGAGCATGCATAGTGCTGCCATCCCAACATAGGAAGTCCACTTGCTGCGTTGATGCCGAACAAGGCTCCGATCCCGGCAACACCTCACGTGAGGCCGAATACGATCAAAAGGAATGAAGCGATCCTCGTTCTTGTCTTGCATGCCCCGGAACTTATGAATTCGCCGTTCTGGTTGAAAAACTTCATAACGTGAGTTCTGATGAATGGACCGGAGCTGATCTGCGCTACCGTGCTTTGCACTATGCTCACGCTCAATTTTTCACCCTTCCCAAAGATCGTAACAGAACGATTGATACTCCGCGAGATCGACATGGGCGATGTTGATGCCCTGTTCGACATACGATCGGACGAACGCGTTATGCGCTATATCGGAAGGTCGAAAGCAAAGGAGAAGAGCGAT contains these protein-coding regions:
- a CDS encoding CPBP family intramembrane metalloprotease — encoded protein: MRWKYLVWTCAVGLCIVPLTMLVVHVFGNQFGIGSFGHVAVTGDRFATSVAELMAAKGVVGEGSSVSIALAKLPGGAILAVTLLSALFAAFTVNLPFMLGEELGWRGYLYNATAQWPAMERILLTGFFWGLWHAPLIAMGHNYPGHPIAGIGLMVVFCVLLAFLFDWCRTRTNSVWGAAVLHGLINGSAGAMALSPGADPYWWLRPQGWRALSQ